GGTGAATTTCACGCATGGCCACTTTGATATCGTGTAATTTCCCGCTGACATAAATCTTTTTAGAATTGGGAAATGGCTCACGGGTGATAGTTCGTTGGGTTGGTATGCTAATCTGTCTAGACATATTGTCTAGGATATAAGGATTTAATATCGGTGTCAATTTCATGATCTCTTGGGGGGAGGACATTCCCCGGATTAGAACGCGCAATATTAACGAGCTACAACTAGAATACTCGATGCCTTGATGTTAAAATGACGTTTCACAACGACTAAAAAGGGGCCGGTATATGGATACTCCAAAAGATGTATTCGATAAAATGGAGAGGAAAATCAGGGAGAGGATAGACGAATTTTTGAAGTTGGGTGGTGTCTATAAATTTGTATTAAACGGGCGTGGCGGAGGCACCTGGATAGTCGACCTTCGGAAGGACTCTTTCGGTGTCAGGGAGAGTGACGAAGAAGCTCAGTGCGGAGTTGCTATTTCATCCGAAGATTTCATCAAGATAGCTACCGGAAAGCTAAAAGCGGAAAGCGCATTCATGACCGGCAGAATAAAATTTTCCGGCGACCTTGGATTAGCGATGAAATTGGGAAAGCTCTTTAGCAAATAAATATCGTGTTCAGCTATGTATCAACACGGTGCAAACTGACCCGATACATGATGCACCATTCATGATACATGGTAGTTATTTCCTGTGTCTTGCATCATGCATCCTGTATCGTTTGCTAAATTTGCTCGCCAATAATCTGAAGAATTGAAGTAAAAAATGCAAAAACCCGACAGACTCTACATAGAAGAAAAAATAAGGGATCATCCTTTCACCATAAAAGTTTCAAACAAGCTGAATCCAGTTCATATTGAATTGGTGGATAACTACAAGAAAATCGGAGAGGAAAAGCCTTTTTCGGTAAGGGCGGAGGAGGATAAGAGTGCCCTGGCCTTGGCGGAGAGGAAAGGGGAGTTTTTAAAAAACATCGGCAGGATGGAGAGGGGCGAATTCTATCTATTTCACGAAATAGACTGCCGGTATGACTGCGAGTACTGTTACCTCCAGTATTATTTTCAGACCAAGGTGCCGGTGGTCTTCGTGAACCGCGATGAGCTTATGGTCGGAATGGAACAGGTTCTGAAAACCCATCCCAGTCCCTACTTTCATGTAGGGGAGGTGTGTGATTCTTTGGCTTTTGACGATATTACCGAGTTTTCCCTGGATGCGGCGGAACTTTTTTCGAGACACCGGAACGGAGCAATAGAATTCCGGACCAAGAGTTCGAACGTGGAGAATCTTTTGTCGATAAAGGATCCGCCCGGCAATATGATTCCCTCCTGGACGTTCAGTCCGGAGCGAGTGGCAAGTTCCATGGAGCACAAGACTCCTTCTTTTGGGGAAAGGCTCCTAGCCGCAAAGAGGTGTCAGGAAACAGGGTATCTGGTTGGGGTAAGATTAGACCCGGTTATAAGGTACCAGGGATGGGAAAAGGATTACCAGGAGATGGTGTGGAACCTGCTCTCGGTTCTTGATACCGGGAGGATCGATTATATATCGCTGGGGACGGTGAAGCTTCATAAATTACTCCTTG
This DNA window, taken from Thermodesulfobacteriota bacterium, encodes the following:
- a CDS encoding SCP2 sterol-binding domain-containing protein — translated: MDTPKDVFDKMERKIRERIDEFLKLGGVYKFVLNGRGGGTWIVDLRKDSFGVRESDEEAQCGVAISSEDFIKIATGKLKAESAFMTGRIKFSGDLGLAMKLGKLFSK